A single region of the Cucumis melo cultivar AY chromosome 3, USDA_Cmelo_AY_1.0, whole genome shotgun sequence genome encodes:
- the LOC103488599 gene encoding adenylate isopentenyltransferase-like, with protein MTLSLPFSHSFPLSRRPRCPLILSSAPSDSLLLLLGATGSGKSSLSIDLAARFPSEIINSDKMQLYRGLDITTNKLPLSHRRAVPHHLLGDYDPLAGEVSPAAFRSHASAVISGVISRGNLPLVVGGSNSFIHALVAADFDDTQDVFCGSRNRVSAEFRYRCCFLWVDVSFPVLKRYLSKRVDEMLDGGMLEELAQFYDPEMADLETRVGLRKAIGVPEFEEYFRRHHPKGRDYREGDPLQASAFEEAVRKIKENTWQLTKRQLWKIGRLRRAGWDLKRVDATAAVVAVLASEAAEKRSEIWETQVVEPSVKIVKGFIQE; from the coding sequence ATGACACTTTCCCTCCCTTTCTCCCACTCTTTTCCTCTTTCCCGCCGCCCCCGATGCCCTCTTATCCTCTCCTCTGCCCCCTCCGATTCCCTCCTCTTACTCCTTGGTGCCACCGGCTCCGGAAAGTCTTCCCTCTCCATCGACCTCGCCGCTCGCTTCCCTTCCGAGATCATCAATTCCGACAAAATGCAGCTCTACAGAGGCCTCGATATCACCACTAATAAGCTCCCCCTCTCCCACCGCCGCGCCGTTCCTCATCATCTACTTGGCGATTACGACCCTCTTGCCGGCGAGGTTTCTCCTGCCGCTTTCCGCTCCCATGCCTCCGCCGTCATCTCCGGCGTTATCTCCCGAGGTAACCTTCCACTAGTCGTTGGCGGCTCCAACTCCTTCATTCACGCTCTTGTCGCGGCAGACTTCGATGATACCCAAGACGTTTTCTGTGGGTCTAGGAATCGGGTTTCGGCGGAGTTTCGGTACCGGTGCTGCTTTCTGTGGGTCGACGTGTCGTTTCCGGTTTTGAAGCGGTATTTGTCGAAGCGGGTGGATGAGATGTTGGATGGTGGGATGTTGGAGGAGTTGGCGCAGTTTTATGACCCGGAAATGGCCGATTTGGAGACACGAGTCGGGCTGAGGAAAGCCATTGGAGTGCCCGAATTCGAGGAGTATTTCCGGCGGCATCACCCAAAAGGGAGGGATTACAGAGAGGGGGATCCGCTGCAGGCGAGTGCATTTGAAGAGGCGGTaaggaaaataaaagagaaCACGTGGCAACTGACGAAAAGGCAGTTGTGGAAGATCGGACGGCTAAGAAGGGCTGGGTGGGACCTGAAGAGAGTGGACGCCACGGCGGCGGTTGTGGCGGTGCTAGCGTCGGAAGCGGCGGAGAAACGGTCAGAAATATGGGAGACACAGGTGGTGGAACCAAGCGTAAAGATTGTGAAGGGCTTCATTCAGGAGTAG